A stretch of the Ananas comosus cultivar F153 linkage group 14, ASM154086v1, whole genome shotgun sequence genome encodes the following:
- the LOC109720240 gene encoding uncharacterized protein LOC109720240, with amino-acid sequence MDRDYLLIFQFALQGLLCIRRDAKGVIDKGELQSLVNRGLQLMYDILQKSMELPFQLPRYYFRTRHCIGAELFIFGADSGNKDKIITPPGFQLSLNLCIQLKNMLARTSAQLAKLYCILAARVSSRLPLGKGEAENTWEFRPRKINEMVQLNAILLQYLKEDAGKANEINIVNGDEDLVTACVCFEPNERGPGFSIYLLNVSAFPEGSYQINWHSCCIDTNGSHWSLLPLNAGVSFSVKRL; translated from the exons ATGGATAGGgattatttattgatttttcaGTTTGCTCTACAAGGATTGCTTTGTATTAGAAGAGATGCAAAAGGTGTAATAGACAAAGGGGAACTGCAGTCTCTTGTTAATAGAGGGCTGCAACTTATGTATGACATTCTGCAGAAGTCAATGGAACTACCTTTCCAGCTTCCTAGATACTACTTTAGGACAAg GCATTGCATTGGTGCCGAGCTATTCATATTCGGTGCAGATTCTGGAAACAAAGACAAAATAATAACACCACCTGGTTTCCAGTTATCGCTAAATCTCTGCATTCAGTTAAAGAACATGTTAGCAAGAACTTCAGCTCAGCTCGCTAAGCTGTACTGCATTCTTGCTGCAAGGGTATCTTCTCGCTTACCCTTAGGAAAAGGGGAAGCTGAAAATACGTGGGAGTTTCGTCCTCGCAAGATTAACGAAATGGTACAATTAAATGCCATACTGTTGCAGTACCTTAAAGAAGATGCTGGAAAAGCCAATGAGATAAACATTGTGAATGGAGATGAGGATTTGGTGACAGCTTGTGTGTGTTTTGAACCAAATGAGAGAGGGCCGGGATTCTCAATTTACTTGCTGAATGTTTCTGCGTTTCCTGAAGGTTCATATCAGATCAACTGGCATAGCTGTTGTATTGACACAAATGGCTCGCACTGGAGCTTGCTTCCCCTTAATGCTGGGGTGTCTTTTTCTGTTAAAAGGCTTTGA